One Lentibacillus cibarius DNA window includes the following coding sequences:
- a CDS encoding SRPBCC domain-containing protein, whose translation MEARQDPTDGEGTKYEGVITAFQPPVVFAFREVDDLLRIELQNTSDGCRMTFEHTFDDWSWASATAAGWHRCLDALGMMVNKLPPEWPDNGTELREFYREAFDSN comes from the coding sequence TTGGAAGCCAGACAGGACCCAACAGATGGAGAAGGAACAAAGTATGAAGGAGTGATTACTGCATTCCAGCCACCTGTGGTTTTTGCTTTTCGTGAAGTTGATGATTTGCTGCGAATCGAATTGCAAAACACCTCTGATGGATGTCGAATGACATTTGAGCATACGTTTGATGACTGGTCTTGGGCGTCAGCAACAGCTGCAGGATGGCATCGCTGTCTTGATGCATTGGGTATGATGGTTAACAAACTGCCACCTGAATGGCCGGATAATGGAACTGAGTTAAGAGAATTTTATCGGGAAGCATTTGATTCGAATTAG
- a CDS encoding helix-hairpin-helix domain-containing protein codes for MEATLGCRTAPCVEDQIICVIHHANHSVSDKQWFDFTEYRKAYRQKFGYPRSRPKIPWYEM; via the coding sequence TTGGAGGCTACACTTGGATGCAGAACTGCCCCTTGTGTGGAGGATCAAATCATATGTGTTATTCATCATGCTAATCACTCGGTCAGTGACAAGCAGTGGTTTGACTTCACCGAGTATAGAAAAGCGTACCGTCAAAAATTCGGTTATCCAAGATCGAGACCTAAAATCCCATGGTATGAAATGTGA
- a CDS encoding VOC family protein: protein MIVNENKVKDVRANVRDLEKAVKWYEEVLGYTVAASWPPEQPNYVHFEHEGGAMFGLMEHENYPSPGRFNFYVDDVDTLWQKFKGKADIVEELFSTPYGSRKFTILDIDGNELGFVQDDL, encoded by the coding sequence TTGATTGTAAATGAAAACAAGGTTAAAGATGTTAGAGCAAATGTTAGGGATCTTGAAAAAGCAGTAAAGTGGTATGAAGAAGTGTTAGGGTATACGGTTGCAGCTTCATGGCCTCCTGAACAACCTAATTACGTACATTTTGAACATGAAGGAGGAGCGATGTTTGGGTTGATGGAACATGAAAATTATCCATCTCCTGGACGCTTTAACTTTTATGTCGATGACGTTGACACACTTTGGCAAAAATTTAAAGGTAAAGCAGACATAGTAGAGGAATTGTTTTCCACGCCTTATGGAAGTAGAAAATTTACCATACTAGATATAGACGGCAATGAATTAGGGTTTGTGCAAGATGATTTATAG
- a CDS encoding peptide-methionine (S)-S-oxide reductase — MEIVYFAGGCLWGVQAFIKTLPGVKFTEAGRANGTSHTLEGDYDGYAECVKTGFDPTVVSIRELMGYLFEIIDPYSLNKQGRDVGEKYRTGVYSEKPKHLKEAKAFLGERNDYDLIVIEVLPLTNYVRSAEEHQDRLARCPNDYCHIPKETLNRYK, encoded by the coding sequence ATGGAAATAGTTTATTTTGCAGGTGGATGTTTATGGGGAGTACAAGCTTTTATAAAAACTTTACCTGGAGTTAAGTTTACAGAAGCGGGAAGAGCTAATGGAACAAGCCATACACTTGAGGGTGATTATGATGGGTACGCCGAATGTGTCAAAACAGGATTTGATCCGACGGTTGTATCAATCAGGGAATTAATGGGATACTTATTTGAAATTATTGATCCATACAGCTTGAATAAACAAGGAAGGGATGTTGGCGAGAAATACAGGACAGGAGTATATAGCGAAAAGCCAAAACACTTAAAAGAGGCGAAGGCATTTCTTGGTGAGAGAAATGATTATGACCTCATAGTTATTGAAGTATTACCTCTTACAAACTATGTGAGAAGTGCAGAAGAACATCAAGATAGGTTAGCTAGATGTCCAAATGATTATTGTCATATTCCAAAAGAAACATTAAATAGATATAAGTAA
- a CDS encoding DUF6007 family protein yields MRWLDLIFIVPMSLLVSYLPTYGFWSIIVNTLIVILFVWLSFGIPYRC; encoded by the coding sequence ATGAGATGGCTAGATCTGATATTTATAGTCCCTATGTCGTTGTTAGTTTCTTACTTACCGACTTATGGTTTTTGGAGCATAATAGTAAACACTTTGATTGTTATTCTTTTCGTTTGGCTTAGCTTTGGCATTCCATATCGTTGTTGA